One part of the Gemmatimonadaceae bacterium genome encodes these proteins:
- a CDS encoding chlorite dismutase family protein produces MTGDEGVAQRGVTGGEGVAQHGMTGVEGVAPQRIAAADSVAHPPETAEGWYALHQVFRRRAGSRQADDQAPGLAPNISGEYSNGWSAVVQLIGSTADVMAFHFRPTLDEIGECGARCMRGFAEVDAELVYSFLSVTEAGFYHITAQLAADAQQRGGTVGDETYRSQLGERTRAELESEHVQRRLYPPPPADMQYVCFYPMSKRRQRGQNWYSLSLNERSRLMQSHGMTGRRYAGRIQQVITGAIGFDSWEWGVTLFAKDPLDFKKLVTDMRFDEVSAKYADFGDFYVGKIASIE; encoded by the coding sequence ATGACGGGTGACGAGGGCGTTGCGCAGCGTGGTGTCACTGGTGGCGAGGGCGTTGCGCAACATGGTATGACTGGTGTGGAGGGCGTTGCGCCGCAGCGTATCGCCGCTGCGGACTCCGTCGCCCACCCGCCGGAGACCGCTGAAGGCTGGTATGCGTTGCATCAGGTCTTTCGACGCCGTGCGGGTTCGAGACAGGCGGATGATCAAGCCCCGGGTTTGGCACCGAACATCAGTGGCGAATACAGCAACGGGTGGAGCGCTGTTGTGCAGCTCATCGGGTCGACGGCCGACGTGATGGCTTTCCACTTCCGGCCGACGCTGGATGAGATAGGCGAGTGCGGGGCGCGTTGCATGCGCGGTTTTGCCGAAGTGGATGCTGAGCTGGTGTATTCGTTCCTGAGTGTGACTGAGGCCGGGTTCTATCACATCACTGCGCAGCTTGCGGCTGACGCTCAGCAACGTGGCGGCACCGTTGGCGACGAGACTTACAGGTCGCAACTTGGCGAGCGGACGCGAGCGGAGCTGGAAAGCGAGCATGTGCAGCGCCGGTTGTATCCGCCACCTCCGGCGGACATGCAATACGTCTGCTTCTATCCCATGTCGAAGCGTCGGCAGCGTGGGCAGAACTGGTATTCACTGTCGCTGAATGAACGGAGCAGACTCATGCAGTCCCATGGAATGACGGGACGCAGATACGCGGGGCGAATTCAGCAGGTAATTACTGGCGCGATCGGGTTCGATTCGTGGGAGTGGGGAGTGACGCTTTTTGCAAAGGATCCGCTGGATTTCAAGAAGCTCGTGACGGATATGCGGTTCGATGAGGTGAGCGCGAAGTATGCAGACTTCGGGGATTTTTATGTGGGGAAGATCGCTTCGATCGAATAG
- a CDS encoding Ig-like domain-containing protein yields the protein MKVSNRLRFSRSRSLTAAGILLASIAGIACGELTGPVSPSTPVDVRATLVSPTSATVTWTPSPQSDGVISYNVFRNGVRVGESKTTSYTDTGLAPQQTYMYTVSANCTAGVLSGLSLETPAAAVTTVDVTPPRVTAMQPPANATGVSPAATVTATFSEPIDPTTLNATTFNLKVTATGAVIPGTVTYNAATRTAEFKPTSGLPNPVNFTATVTTGVKDISGNRLAADVSWTFTTRDATGPTVTSITPANGAVGVSTSTTINVTFSEAIDPATINATNFTVRTSSGAAVPGTVTYNAATRVATFTPSAPLASNTAYTVTIVGTVRDVAGNEMGANFVSSFTTGDNVAATVVSTTPADLATNVPTNVVLSATFSEAMDPATINATTFLLRSTLSGGAVPGTVAYNPATFTATFTPSSPLVAATTYTATITIGARDVAGNPLAASRSWTFITADNTGPTVLTVSPPDNASGVAITSAVTVTFSEPMNASTINTTTFNLRNTGTGALVAGTVTYNAGANSATFTPSAPLANGTHYTVTVTTGVMDIGGNPLATQFTSTFSTAQPADVTRPTVVATTPPNGATGVARNTVVTATFSEPIDPTSINSSTVFLTPQGGGAPVAGTVSYNAGTNTATFTPSSPLANFTTYTLTVTTGVKDVAGNTLATNFTSSFTTALDTIAPTVIATSPASNSTNVSRSVAVTVTFSENMDPATINGTTFTLRTTVGGVAVTGTVSYNVSTRVATFTLPSGVLLAPSTSYTATVTTDARDTAGNRLAGTFAFSFTTAP from the coding sequence ATGAAAGTTTCGAACAGATTGCGGTTCTCTCGCAGCAGATCACTTACTGCGGCCGGGATCCTTCTTGCCTCAATTGCAGGAATCGCGTGTGGTGAGCTCACCGGCCCTGTTTCGCCGAGTACCCCGGTGGATGTAAGGGCTACGCTTGTTTCGCCGACGTCGGCGACGGTGACGTGGACGCCGAGTCCCCAGAGCGACGGGGTGATCAGTTACAACGTTTTCCGGAACGGCGTGAGAGTGGGCGAGTCGAAGACCACCAGCTACACCGATACCGGTCTGGCTCCGCAGCAGACGTACATGTACACGGTCTCGGCCAATTGCACCGCCGGGGTACTGTCGGGCCTGTCGCTCGAAACTCCGGCTGCGGCCGTTACGACCGTCGATGTCACTCCGCCGAGGGTCACGGCAATGCAGCCGCCCGCGAATGCGACTGGGGTGTCGCCAGCGGCGACTGTCACGGCGACATTCAGCGAGCCAATCGATCCGACGACGCTCAATGCAACGACCTTCAACCTCAAGGTGACCGCAACGGGTGCGGTTATACCGGGGACGGTTACGTACAACGCGGCGACGCGGACCGCGGAGTTCAAGCCTACGAGTGGTCTGCCCAATCCTGTGAATTTCACTGCCACCGTCACGACGGGGGTGAAGGACATTTCGGGCAACCGACTCGCCGCGGATGTTTCGTGGACCTTCACGACACGCGATGCGACCGGTCCGACCGTCACATCGATTACACCCGCCAATGGCGCTGTTGGCGTATCGACGTCAACGACAATCAACGTGACGTTCAGCGAGGCGATCGATCCGGCAACGATCAACGCCACCAATTTTACCGTGAGGACATCGTCAGGTGCGGCTGTGCCCGGTACGGTGACCTACAACGCGGCAACGAGAGTGGCCACGTTTACCCCGAGTGCACCGCTGGCGTCGAATACGGCTTACACCGTGACGATCGTGGGCACTGTGAGGGATGTGGCCGGCAATGAGATGGGCGCAAACTTCGTCTCGTCATTTACGACTGGTGACAATGTGGCTGCGACAGTCGTGTCGACGACGCCCGCTGATCTGGCGACGAATGTGCCGACGAACGTAGTGCTGTCGGCGACGTTCAGTGAGGCAATGGACCCGGCGACGATCAACGCGACGACGTTCCTGTTGCGGTCGACCCTGAGCGGGGGGGCGGTGCCTGGCACGGTAGCGTACAATCCGGCCACATTCACCGCGACCTTCACGCCGTCGAGTCCGCTGGTGGCGGCCACGACCTACACCGCCACCATCACCATTGGCGCGAGGGACGTAGCGGGGAATCCGCTCGCGGCGAGCAGGAGCTGGACATTCATCACCGCGGACAACACAGGTCCCACGGTGCTCACAGTTTCGCCGCCGGATAATGCGTCGGGCGTCGCGATAACCAGTGCCGTGACCGTCACGTTCAGTGAGCCGATGAATGCATCGACTATCAATACGACGACGTTCAACCTGCGAAATACCGGCACGGGTGCTCTCGTGGCCGGAACCGTCACTTATAACGCGGGTGCGAACAGCGCGACGTTCACGCCGAGTGCGCCGTTGGCAAATGGGACGCACTACACCGTCACCGTTACGACGGGCGTAATGGATATCGGCGGAAATCCGCTGGCGACTCAGTTCACATCCACATTCTCGACTGCGCAGCCTGCGGATGTGACGCGTCCGACCGTGGTTGCGACGACGCCTCCCAATGGGGCGACGGGAGTCGCGAGGAACACAGTTGTCACGGCGACGTTCAGCGAGCCGATTGATCCGACGAGCATCAACTCCAGCACCGTGTTCCTCACGCCGCAGGGCGGCGGCGCACCGGTGGCAGGAACAGTGTCGTACAACGCCGGCACCAACACCGCGACGTTCACACCGTCGTCGCCGCTGGCGAATTTCACCACTTACACGCTGACCGTCACCACTGGAGTGAAGGACGTGGCCGGCAATACGCTCGCCACCAATTTCACATCGAGCTTCACGACAGCACTGGATACGATCGCTCCGACCGTAATCGCGACCTCGCCGGCCAGCAACTCCACGAATGTTTCGCGGTCGGTTGCGGTGACGGTGACGTTCAGCGAGAACATGGACCCGGCGACGATCAACGGGACCACATTTACTCTGAGGACGACCGTCGGGGGCGTTGCGGTGACCGGAACGGTCTCGTACAACGTTTCGACGCGGGTAGCGACTTTCACCCTTCCCAGTGGAGTGTTGCTGGCGCCGAGCACCAGCTACACTGCGACCGTTACTACCGATGCGAGGGATACGGCGGGGAACAGACTGGCGGGGACGTTTGCTTTCAGCTTTACGACGGCTCCGTAG
- a CDS encoding helix-turn-helix transcriptional regulator — protein sequence MPRSPAPLPISVRRALKQLGHDLQHARRRRRLTTSMVAERAQITRPTLWRAERGDASVALGTYATILWILGLGDRIGQLAAPETDVVGLSLADEQLPLRISAGPRATKRKTKAIDPAEKGQHKDAGREETR from the coding sequence ATGCCCCGCTCTCCCGCTCCACTCCCAATATCGGTACGCCGCGCCCTCAAGCAACTCGGGCACGATCTCCAACACGCGAGGCGCCGGCGCAGACTGACAACTTCCATGGTCGCCGAGCGCGCCCAGATTACCAGGCCGACGCTGTGGCGCGCGGAGCGAGGCGATGCATCGGTCGCCCTCGGAACATACGCCACAATCCTCTGGATACTGGGGCTGGGCGACAGGATCGGACAACTCGCCGCCCCTGAGACGGATGTGGTTGGGCTGAGCCTCGCAGACGAGCAGCTTCCTCTGAGAATCTCAGCCGGGCCGCGGGCAACAAAGCGAAAGACCAAGGCAATCGATCCAGCCGAAAAGGGGCAACATAAAGACGCCGGCCGAGAAGAAACGCGTTGA